The Thermodesulfobacteriota bacterium genomic interval TAGTACCTTTTGAATTCGAGAAGGATGAAGATTATCAAAGGATCGAAGAAGGGAATCTTATAGAGGTTAAGGGGATCAGGGAAGGTCTGGGGGAAGAGAGGAATATTGCATTGTGTAACAAATCTAAAGGCATCAATATCCCTGTAAAGGCAATGCTAACTCTCCGGGAGTCAGAGATTCTGAAGGCAGGAGGGGTTTTGAGATGGCTAAAGATGCATTGATTATAGTAGATGTACAGAACGATTTTTGTGAGGGTGGTGCACTGGAGGTATCCGGTGCTTCTGAGATCATTCCCATAATCAATAGATTGATGGGTAAATTTGTGTTTGTTGTAGCTACCCAGGACTACCATCCTCCCAATCACTGCAGTTTTAGCAAATGGCCCGTGCACTGTGTGGCTGGAACTCATGGGGGAGAGTTACACAAGGGATTGGAGGTTGACAGGATAAAACATTTTGTAAAGAAAGGGACAGAGAAAGACAAGGAGGCTTATAGTGGTTTCCAGGAAACAGGTCTTTCATCCTTCTTGAAATCAAGAGGTATAAAAACTATCTATATCTGTGGACTGGCTACCGATTACTGTGTAAAGGCCACTGCTTTGGATGGCTTAACAGAAGGATTTAAGGTGTTTCTAATAATGGATGCGATAAGGGCGGTGACAAAAGAGACTGGAAAAGCAGCCCTCAAGGAGATGGAAACCCGTGGGGTAGAGTTTGTAGCA includes:
- a CDS encoding nicotinamidase, coding for MAKDALIIVDVQNDFCEGGALEVSGASEIIPIINRLMGKFVFVVATQDYHPPNHCSFSKWPVHCVAGTHGGELHKGLEVDRIKHFVKKGTEKDKEAYSGFQETGLSSFLKSRGIKTIYICGLATDYCVKATALDGLTEGFKVFLIMDAIRAVTKETGKAALKEMETRGVEFVASDSLEIK